The genomic region gagtgtgaaacggcatgaccgggcgaccgaggcaacatgatcaaagaaggttagttggttgtcaagaacgaCTCCTAAATTTCTTGCAGCCCTGGTAGGTGCAACAGACAGAGAGTcaattttgatgttgatgtcatgatgtatagtaggtttagctgggagggtgagtgtgtcttcatccatgtagatatgtctgagaggcaatccgagatccgtgcgagaccaaggggtcatcaagtggaaagaacagatagagctgtgtgtcgcctgcatagcagtagTATGAGAAGCTGtctaacggataatctgtcccaaagaagtggtgtggatagcaaagagaagggggcccagtacTGAGCCCTGGAGGACCCCTGTGgcgagatggtgaggtgcggacagCTGTCCAAGCCATGGTACGTTAAacaagcgtcctgtgaggtaagATTTAAACTGATATGGACTGGGTAATATGTTAGGAACGAAAGGATGCCACTTCGTTATTTGGGAATGAAAATTACCAATCCACAGAGGACTGAATTCAAAGACCCCCCAAAAATCTAAGTGAAAAAATGTGTCTTTCCAAGGATATCcctccccagaccatcactggcccaccaccaaaccagtcatgctgaatgatgttgcaggcagcattGCATTCTCCAAGACATTCAGACgtcacatgtgctcagggtgaacccggtctcatttgtgaaaagcacagggtGTCAGTGTTGAACCTGCCAATTGTGTATTCTATGGCAAATGCTAATTGagtgctgggcagtgagcatAGGTCCTTCCAGAGGCCATCGGGCCCTCAGGCCCGGGTTAGGGACCCTCTACCATCCTGCCCAGCTCTCCAAGAGCAACTGTCTCCTGGAATCTCCTCCATGCTCTTGAGACTGCTCTGGGAGACACAGCAATCCTTCTGGCAATGGAACGTGTTGGTATGCCATACTTgaggagttggactacctgtgcaacctttgtaggctccaggtactggcttatgctacCAGTAGTGACACTGACCCAAGCCAAATGTGAAACTTGTGAAAAATCAGTCAAGAAGGATAAAGATGGAATATGTATCAGTCTTGGACTTACTATATCATAACAACCtgctagaccctatgcagtctgtcTGTGACCGAAGCAGCATATGTTTCTTTAAGAGACTTGACAAATGCTAGCATCCATGGGTTTTAGGCTCCTTGCTAGCGTGCCAGCCTCTAGGGGGCAAATTAGAAGGATTGAGCCCAGGCAAGTGCAAGGTTTAGTCACACAGTTAAAacttcacacatagcctaaatGCACCACAGTTTTTGACTCTGTGTCAGAATGTATGGTTACTTCCTGAAAAtccaacatgtctgccattttaattatgcatgattgtcACATAATGTATTTCATGATGCTGAAAGATGGCTATAGACATGTCATTATGTGTTAAAAGCAGCATAGCATTATAAATGTAGAAAAAAGGGCATATTTTGGTGGCCATATTTGAAGTCAAGATAGgagccactagggggcgctatgtgttggggtccatttcagtttttgatcactaggggtagtactataactgtaccaagtttcgtgctttctgcaaaaactgaacgattcagGTAAAAATCTGGCCTTTAGCCGCTGTACTATCTCAGCAGCATCTGCCAGAGCTGTGCAGAAAACAAGCCAAACAGGCCGCCACGCAGCGCCCCACCCCCATCGGAGACACTGCTGTTTTCATTGGTTAATAGCTGAGAAACCAAAACCATCCGTGCGACGTACGGAGAATTTCGATGATCTCACTCCGACCGGCCGGACCCTTTCTCCCTCATTGAAGTTTTTATGTGGAGCAGAattggctaaaaacaaaagacatTTAAGTAAGTGAACTAATTTCTTTTATCACACGTAAAAGAACAGAGGAAGTAACAACGATGTTATATTGGGATAACACGGAAACAAATAATGGAGGAGATAGGGGGCGCTGACCATCAGTGGTTTAAAGATAGCTATCATTAGCTGGCTAGCTACCTATGTTGGCGAAAGGAAATGTTAGCCATCGAGCTAGTTAGCAAGCTAAAAGGAAGTTCTCAAAATGCTAGGATAGAGAGCTAACCCTAATTTATCTGGCCTTGCTTGCCAAGAGCAAAGAGCCACGGTCCATGGCTTTTGACGAATAAACTGAAATAAGGTGTCACAGAACAACCCTCTTTTACTTTCAATTTGACACAAACCATTTTTATGTCCGCGTCCGCACTGAATGGGAAGATTTTGGCGGTAGCACTTCTTCCTATTTCGATGTTCGTTTACTAGCAGCTAAAATTGGCTAGCTAGCGACAGCAGGCTAACTAATGATAGCGAGTTGTCTCAAAATGGCTTCCTCGATTGTGTAGCGAGCttttgtgaatgaatgtgtgggAGTCCATGTCTCTCACAGCCGTATACACGTACACATGTGTAGTTACGAAAATATTATTTCATGACATGAATTGTTCTACTACTTTACCTATCCACATTTTCTGTGTAAGCTATCAAATTAGATATGGTATTTTATTTCTGCTGTCTGTAGCTAACTGTTAACGTCATTCAACTCTCCCCACATCCGAACGTTCACCTGTCGTTCAACACTGGCTAACGTTATCTCTGCTACCGTACAGGGGCCAAACAAATCAGATTTACATCTGTTTACCTAAACAAATCACTATTTCGCTTTAACATTCACCTTTGTCTTCCTGAATGGTATGTTTAGAGTGATTTTATTTACAGCTATTCTGTTATCATAAGGTAACGTTAGTCAAACTGAGTCATAACGTTACAGCTCGTAGTCATCATGACATGAATTCCCCATCAGGGATATTGTACACTGTGTGTAACTGTAGGCATCCTGCCACCTGGTGGCATTCGTTTCTGTCCTTTTAACGTTACCATTGACTTCGGtggcatttctttttttatataaatgtcctctgctctgctgtttattctaTTTCAGTGAATCCTACCAAGTAGCCCACTCCTATGAAAAGCTTGGAAATTAATGTGGTAAGAAAAAATGAGAACAGAGATGGAAATTGTCTCACGCGGGCTTATCTTTTTTGTAATGGTGCTATCCAAAAAATAATATGGTGTTAGTTGCTCATTCATTATCGTGTATTAGGATTGTTTGTGAGCTTAAGTGCAGTAGTTGCATTATCTATAGATAGATATCTATAGTTGATAGTGTGAAAACCATATATTGCTTTATTAGTTATTAGTTGGGGAAGTTTATGACAGAGTAACAATAATTTGTTTTGCAACAGGTATTAAAAAGGATATAGTATATTTatcaaatgtttgtgtgtgtgtgtatgtgtgtgtgtgtgtgtgtgtgtatggtgacaGTATTTCACATAAGACATAAGCCTAAGTCATGACACAAGTTGTTTTGATGTCATCTCATGTTGAAATATTGCTTTTGTCACACAGTAAGCATATTTTCTCCCTTTTATCTGTTATTTCAGGAGGAGGACGTTTTTGTAGGGTGTAGGCATGCTAATCTGTGATTTTTGTGAGGCTTGTGTCTGATTTATGTTGCAGATTGTTGGACTTCAAAACTACCGCCTTGAAAAAGGGGTGTTGTAACATGATTAGGTCGTAATCCTATCCTTTAGTTGTAATAAGCATGACATTAACTACACTCACTTACACCTTTTTGTCACTactgatttttctttttatagGTTTAACTTAAATTGAACATTTctcacaaggtgtgtgtgtgtgtgtctgtgtctgtctgtgtgtgtgtgtgtgtgtgtgagaaagagagagatgttgtgATGAGTATGAACACTAATGTAAAGCATATCTTCTGTTCTAGCTCAAACAAATCCCAaatcacacacattacacacaatttGCGACCCCGTTTCTCCGTGTCCTCTCCTTTTCCTGGATATTGGCGCATGGGCTGGCTACCTCCTTTGCTCCCACAGGTTTATTGTCGTCATGGTTGTGAAGTCATGTACAGATTGCGCAATCTTTATTTTGTCTGCAATAATACTGCAAGTGCTTCATTGTCAGGTACCACCTTCGTGACCTGCAGAGAACGCTCGGCACATGTGCTTGGGGAAGTCACTTTGGTGCAAAAATGTTCTAAAAATTGTTCGTTCGTTTCAAGCAACGTGTTGATTGGTGCAGTTGACCCTATATGTTATTTTGTGTCATTGGTACACAGATACATTGGAGGACATATCAGTGGATCACCCCAAGTCATTTTTGAGATTAGAGGCAAGAAAATCACATTATCATCCACAACCTCAACACTGTTGCTTGTTGTCCACAGCCCGTGCCTTCTAGCACATATGCCCAGTACATGCCTGTCATAATGGCCTGAAGTAGTTTTTGCAGGTTGTGTGTACAAAAATTTAATGCCCAGAATTATACAGGATTGTGTGGATATTGCTGTAGTGTAAAGATAAGTTATGTCTGTAAGGGAAGGGTGGGGAACATTGTCTAATGTGCCTTTACtggtcttttttgtttgtttgtgtgtgtgtgtgtgtgtgtgtgtatgtatgtgtttgaacgaacatgtgtgtgcatatttctgagtgtgcattttgtgttgtgtttgtgtttcaacCTGGTTAGCTATTGGGCCAGATGGTGAAGCATGCTGCAGCTGTTGTGCTCCTGGGGACGGGACGGGTGGGACTGGGTTTGGGTTGGGGCTGCGGGATCGGGCGGGTGCGGGTGCGGGTGCGTTAAAGAAACCGTGTGTGGTTGTTCCCTCCAGCAGGGCAGCCCAGAATGGGCGGGGAGAGGGCGGGCCTTAGGCTGCCCGGTGCTCGTACTAAAGTACGGGGGCGTGGCAGAAGGAGCGCGAGGGAAAGAGCCGCCGTGCTCTGGCCTGTGCCTCGTCTCAGGAAAGGTAGAGCACTGCTGCCTCGTAGACGACAAAAACCCCCAAACAAACGGCAAGACTCcaaaaacaaactaaaaacaaaaatattagtCACAGTATCACTTCTACTTTTATGCATACCTCTTTGCATACTTTGAAGTTGTTTAAAAGTGAAGTTGTTACAGTGTTAAATCTGTAAATTATACTTTTGGTAGTgcatagattttttttaaaaaatagtattttttCAGTAATATCTGTTGCGTGCCGTGGGGCAGTGGACTAACTGAGGTCCTGTGCTTTTCCTCCTCACCGTAGCATCAAACCTCAGAAGCGCAGCATGTTTCAGAAGGGCACCAAGCGAAAGTTTGCGGACGCAggcggcgaggaggaggaggaggaagaggcagcGCTGAGGACCGGCGTGGGCATCGGTGTCGGGGCGCTAGCGGGCGAGGACCCCATGAGCCTGCGGCTACTCTCGTCCTACAGCCTGCAGAGGCAGACGCTGCTCAACATGTCCCTAGTGAAGCTGCAGCTGTGCCACATGCTGGTGGAGCCCAACCTGTGCCGCTCCGTGCTCATCGCCAACACTGTGCGCCACATCCAGGAGGAGATGACATATGACCTCACCTGGCAGGTGCGCCACAGACAGTGAGAAATTGAGATGCGCCCGAGTAATGACATTCACATTCAGCCATTTGTAGACCTTTacacagcagccattttgacattaaatagtaGGACGAAGCACAGGGGTAACTAAATACGTTAATGAAGTCTGTTTTGCTTTTAATGAATATGGGGGAAAAGTAGACAAGTTCCACACTCAGTGGGGATTAAGAAAAGAGAAGGGTCTGGTCTATGTCCTAATAGCTGTGAATTTGTTTCAGTTCATTTGCACAAGGTTAGGCATTAACCATTagaggtacactatgcaagattttcaacttaatataacctttacaaagccaatttacaaacttgtaataagggaattgttcacctagcatagttcttaccggggcttttactgcctgaataGGATGGAAACACAGGATGGTTGGTAATATGTGTGACGTTTCGATAACCAGTGACATATGGCTCACTGGATCGGTACTGAAGGTTAATGCAACAGTATTGTTACCATGGCAATATGTAAACTCTCTTACACTAGACCAGGCATTCTGATTATCTTTCTAAGGGCTTTGCCATGACCTGTTCATCCAAGTAACCAATTAAAATCGAACCAAAGAAAGGGGCCTGAAATGCACACTGATTCCATTCCATCATGATTATTAGCAGGCACTCTTAGTGTCACTGTTGAGCTGTCATtgtgatgtcatttcctgtgAGCCCTGACCGATGTCCACGTTCCCTGACCGTTGTCCGTGTTCCCTGTAGGTAGGAGCGGCAGCCGATGCCCTGAGCCATGCCCACGCTCAGGCGGAGTGTCTGGCCGCCTCCGATCGCCTCTGTCGCTCCGCCCTCACGGAGGAAGAGCCAGAGCAGCAGCCAGCCACGCCCTTCAACGCCATTGGCTACGAGGGCTGcgacgaggacgaggaggaggaagaggaggtggtggtggacgaGGACGGGGACGTGCCACTGACGTCCGTGGCGTCGTCCGGCCCCTTCCTGCCCGGCAGGCTGGGCGCGAGCGCGGGCATGGGGGTGGGCGCGGGCCTCGGCCCCCGCTGGCAAGGGGAGCCCATGTGCCACCCGGAGGAGATGGAGGACGCCGACGACTTCGGCAAAGGCAGCGGAGACGCCGATGAcgaagacgaggaggaggaggaggacgtggCGGCGTATGACAGGACAGGGGCCACCGGGGCGGCGCACGGCGACCGGCTGGCCAAAACCACGGAGCAGATCTTCAGCCCGTTGTTCGAGACGAACAGACCCACGCCCGTCCCCGAAGCAGCGCTCGAGGAGCTTTTCTCGGATGTGGAGGCGTCCTACTACGACCTGGACTCCATGCTGACGGGAATGCAGGGGGCAGCTGCAGCTGGCGCTGCtagcgggggtgggggtgggggcggaGTGGACACGGGGGTCGGGGTACCCAAGGGGACCTCCTTTGAGCTGCTGGAGAGCCTGAACTCCAGCCACACCCAGACCCACACGCAAACCCCCCTCAACCCCACCGCAGGCTGCAGGCCGGACCTCAGCGAGCTGGACCACATCATGGAGATCATCGTCGGCTCTTAAGACAAGCACAGCCAACCGATCAAGACTGGGTAGTTTTATGAGTGTGTgacgtgcgtgtgcgtgtgtgtgtgtgtgtgtgtgtgtgtgtgtgtgcgcgcgcgcgcgcgcgtttgtgcacatgcgtgcgtgtgtttgtttgtgtgcgcgcgtgtgtgagtatgtttgtgtgcgtgtgcacgtgcgtgcatgtgtgtgtctgtgggaatGGGGATGGCTTTATTCGTACAGCCCTGCCCACATGGATTGTATGAAAGGACAAATGAGATGCACCATGATTTtattttactcttttttttttatacaaacTGAGATTAAGCACGTATGCTCTATTTTTCATATCTTTTTATATATGTTTTCTGTCTCCTGGTGTAtgtttttacttttgtttatttattgttttgtaaTTTATTGTTTATCATCGGACAGTGAATTTACACTACATAAATTGAATCTCATAAAGTTGTATATGTGGAGAACAACAAAGATATTAATATTTCTCCTTAATGAGCGACCAGATAAATATATGTCCCATCCAGCAAGTAGAaacatgtttgtctttgtttgtttgtttgtaagtaagtatatatgtatgtatgtttgtgtgtgtgtgtgtgtttgtacgtgtgtatgttgAACGTCAACACGATGCAAGGCCTGTGTACTGTTATTTGTGCCCAGAGAATGAGATGGACACTGCCCAATTAGCAGCAGGTTCTGGAATGGACACTGCCCAATTAGCAGCAGGTTCTGGAACTGACCTCGCCCACATCTGATCCAGAATCAGCTGTACGGGAGGTGATCTGTTCTATCATCCACTGTCAGTTTTGAAGGGGAGTCTGCAAGGACGGTTGCCCTCCTGCTTCAAGTATCAAGCAATGCAATTATTGTTTTTTGCAATTATtgttcccccacacacacacacacacacacacacacacacacacacacacacacacagagagtagtTAGCTCCACAGACTTCTCTGCTTCAGATGGCATATAACAGTCCACCTTCTGCAGAAGGCTTTCAGAAGACTGTGCAATACTCATGCGTAAACATTTGGGGAGATCCTAAAGTGTCAGTGCAGAGAATGCCCTGTAGTTTTCAGAAAACACAAGTGAACTCATTTTTGGATGCCTTGTTGGTTCAACTACTACAGTGCCCCAAATTCCATCTTCTTTTTGCGGTTTGATTTCAGATCAACTGCCCCAGCTCTGGAGACCTATGGGTGATCCTCAGATCATATGTTTTATTTAGAACATGTCTTCATTCTATGGAGAAAGGGATAGTCTTTTAACTTGGTTACAATTAACATAAAACATTTGAAAGAATGGCGAATTTTAAAGTATTTAAACTGTTGCCTCTAAAAAGCGCCTGTTAACTTTATGCAGTTGGAGgccatattttattatttttgtattgttattttttacaaaaaaaatgatACTGATGTGAATCATTTTATCTGTATTATGTGGTAACATTAAGAGGTACAAAAGATTCTGCTTATTTTTAGATTGGAGTCATGCATGAGGTTACGCTTCTCCCCACCTTGTCTTCTCCAGAGATCAGCATTCCATTCATTCTTTGGAGTGCACCGATGCGTCAGTTGTATTATTAATTTCTCCGATATTCCGCTCCGTGTTGGTTAAGCGTTGCCGCCTTCAGAAAAGTTACTTTAGCAATGATTATGTCCTGTGCTTAAGGATGACTCCAGATAACATGTTATGATCACCGATTCTGTGTGCCATCTAACTAAGAAGGAATTCTACCACTTGTAGGTCATCAGTAACTGTAACACCACCGAATGATGTCAGGTCCAACAACAAAGACAGTATGAATTTTTATATTTCTATGAAGATTGTATATTGTAGCaactttgtaaatattttttaaaaataaactttTGCATTGCTATGTGTGAGTCTTTCACTTGTTTTATTTCTGAAGGCGAGTGTAATCATTattttggttactttatttggaGTGATTTATTACCACTATTAGGCCCATTACGAGCTTACTATTATTGTACAACAATACGAATGGACTTtataatatacaaaatatatgtCTCGTATCGACTCGTACTGTTATGCATTTTAACGCAATCCCATTTCTCGTGTGACATTCCTGTGGCGTCGCGCGGTCTCTGTCACTTGTTGGAGACTTGTTCCTTCAGCCTGTTTGCACATTCGATGCCCCGTGAGCGCCGAAGGGCTGTCCACAGTAGCCTACTCCTCCCTCGGTAAGTGAGGGCGGAGATCTGGCGTGTAGGGCGGTGCGGTGGAGTTTCAATCCTCTGATCCACTGAGCGTGGCACACTGGAGCTCCGCCCCGGGAGCTGTTTTCCCCGGCCCTCCGTGTGTTTTGTCACCCCTCCCTCCGCCCTACCCCCTCCACCACCGCGACCCGGGGCTTAACGTGGTACGCCAGCCCTGCCTGCGCTCTGTTGACGACCTGTTTGGCATCTCGGTTGACAGTGGCGAATGACTGCGCAGAGATGGTCAATGGTACATTACTTGTTTTTCATGCTTTTTGAGCTCAGACTGTATGTTTCTCGTGCGAACCCAGGTGATAACAACTTGAGGAATCACTCTGCCTGCGTAggcaaaaagaagggaaaaCACCATAATAAAACGCCAATCATGCGCATGGACCCGACGCACAACTGTTTCAATCAACTGGCTGTGGGCACGGAGGGTGAGTAGCTTGTGGCTGATACTGTAGGTGCTGAAcgagttttttgtttttatggtaATTGTACAGGCTCCATACAGTTGTGATGAGTATTATTTTACGGAGACATTATTGCATTAGCCTGTTATTCTCTTGACTGTGCAACGGGACAGAACCCATAAAACAATTAGTTTGACTGAAATCGAGTGAGCAGTAAATTAATTGTTCTCTTTACGCGCTCAGTTCTTAGTGTTTTTATCTGTCAAGTGCATGAGAGATTTCGACCAACAGCCTCTACTGGCGTCAGGAATGCGACTCTGCACTTGCCTGTGACACTCAGTAGGCTAATGGAAGTTGCCTCAGACATAAACACTCAGGTTTTGAATCAAACCCGCGACTCAACAAGCCAAACAAAGATGAGCTTAGCGCTGAATTAACTGCATAGGTTGCCTaaaatcctaaacaaacaaaaaacataaaatagcCTGACTGATTCGTTCAAAACAGCCCAAAGCTAAAAGCAGATAGTTATTATATGGTGCCGTTTATTTGTAGCTTAAAAGCAGTTTCTATAGGATAACATCCCAATTTGCATGTATGGATGGAGGGGTATCACACTAAACAACACGAGGGAGGTTGGGCCTAGGAAGGTAAAGGAATTAGTGTTTAGTGGCTCTCGCCACCAATCACATGTATTATAAGCAAGTGTGCATTTTGCTAACATGACTTGCCATTCGCCGTCTCGATTAAACTCCCTTagacaaatacattttaatataGACAGCATCTGAGCAGCGAGCTCTTCCTCCCGGACGCTCTCTGTCTCCATGTCAGCTTGACCCATGCATTcgcccctctcccactctctgtctctctctcatctcgtGGTGCCGCGCGGCAGCTGCATCTCCGTCCCAGACAATCTGTACTGTTTTACATAACACTGaatccccctcctcccccttcctcgCCCTCTCCGCTCTCCGCTCGGCGCACtgtccaccccctccccccttcgCCTGCCGCTCGGCCCTCTCTCCACCGTGTTAGCTGCAGACAAGCTGATCGCTTGAGTCAGTCAAGTgggaatggaaaaaaaaaacccagcaaGCTCCAGTCTCCATGTAATAATAACCACTGCAGACAACGCTGAATTGAGGCCAGTGGCTAGGCCCTACGCCAGCGTCTGTTAACACTTGCTTTAAAAATCTACAATCACATTGTCTTGACGAATTAAAAAATCTACTAAACCGTCCATTTAGTAGTATCCAAGTCCATTATGAGCTTCAAGTGAAAGTCCTCAATTAGATTATGAACAGTGTGTTGTAATTCAGAATATAATTTCTTGGGGATACATAATTGGTAGTCAGCAGACAGAGCATTTTAAAACAGACTTGATATATTTTACCCCAGCGAGCGTAACACTAAGGCTGGTCTCTTGTTTTCTTCAGCTTCATGTTGGGTCGTGGAGTGAAACGGAAGCGGGGTGTCCAGGAGGCTCAGCCGGTAGGGGGTGTGGACGCTGCAGACCCCAACTCCGCCTCGGGTGTGTCCTACCTGCAGCAGAGGCAGCTGGTCCTCAGCCTGTGCCTGGACAAGCTGCAGGGTTGCCAGATCGTCCAGGGTTGCCAGATCCGCACAGAGCCCAGCCTGCACCGGTCAGTCCTGCTGGTGAACACGCTCCGGCAGATACAGGAAGAGATGAGACAGGAAGGGGAGGAGTCAATGACCTTAACCGCTGCTGCTGCCCTGGCCGCTACAGGCCCCCTCCCTGCCCCTCCAGCCACTCCGTTGCCGCAGATCATCAGCCTAGCGTGTGGAGCCCAGGCCTCGCTTCCTCCCAGTCCACCCCAGGACCTGTTTGACCTGAGCGGGTTGGACAGCGTCAGCAGCCTGCTTACCTGCCCGGGCTGctcggaggaagaggaggaggaagaggcggaGCTGGAGGTTTCTCTCGTCTCGTCGGCGTTTGCCTCCTCGGCAACGTCTACGCCCCTGCTGACCCCGGGTGACCCCGCGTCCTCGCCGGACGGTCGCCCGTCGCACAGCTTCCACTCGCTCCTGGGCTCGTTCGAGCTGGTCAACTCGCCGGGCTACCTGTCGGACCTGGCGCTGGACGACATTTTCGAGGACATCGACACGTCCATGTACGATGCGTCGGACGTGTCGTCCATCCTGGCGCTCGGTTCCTCGCGGGCGGCTTCGCTCGCCTCCCCCCTCTCTGGGCTGGACGACGGGGAGCTCAAGGTGGGCGCCAGCTGCCCTTCCTCAGCGACATTACAGCTGTGCTTTTCTGAGGTCAGTGACCTGGACCACATCATGGAAGTCCTGGTGGGGTCATAGACCCCCCCCAGGGGGCAGCAAAGGGCTGGGGTGGGTGGACATTGGCGTCCCAGGTTATAGAGTTAGCTGTGTATATAAGTGTAGGGCTCAGACCACATCATGAAGCCCCGTGGGTTTGAGTTCTACAGCCCCAGAGGGGACCCTAAGGGGTGGACAGGAGTGACTGTGGTACCCCAGAGTAGCCCGCAGCATCGGCAGGAAGACCTGGGGTACATCTTGGAGGTACAGGCAGGGGTCATAACTCTGGTGGGATCAACTCAAAATAGTGATAGGGACTGTGGCACACCAGTGAACCACGTCCTAAAGGTGCTGGGCAGGTTGTCAGTTCCCCAGGGAGAGTGGTGGCCTGTGAGGGACACGGGACTGGGGCAACATGTCTACTGACGACAGCATGGAAGACCagcagaagaagagaagagaggagaaccaGGTAGTGGCATTTGCAGTCTGCATCATCTGCTAAATACACTTTGTTTTTCTACGGATATGCGAAATACTCTAATGAAGTCAACAGTTTTCTGAAGTTCTCTGTCATCATGTGTGGAACTGTGCTTTGTCCATGTTAATATCTGGTCTGATGCTGTCGCAGCTACAGCCAGACCTGAAACAGAAACTGAAAGTTGATTCAGTTGTGGCCTACACTCAAAAGTGCGTTGGAGAGGGCAGTTATGGCCCAAACTCAAGAGTGCGTTGGACAGGGCAGTCATGCCTCGTTGTTGGGCGGCTGTTGCACTTAGCACACTTAATTAATTGCACTGAAACGCCACAAGGTATTCTGTCATAAACCCAGAGGAACGAACAAGGCGGGGAGACACATAACTGATTTGAATTGTACTCAAGAGCGGAATTACCCAGCACCCAATGTGACAGCTGACCAATAACTACAGTATGTACTGCCACTGTCTGGTTTATTGAaggatttgtttttttcaatgaaaatgtttgtatttttatatatattcatatatactcagtatttgttttttttacaatgttGTATCTGAATATGGAAACAAGAGTGAGATTTGAAGCAAGTCAAACTAATCCATTCATCACCTACTTGAATGAAAGCAAGCACAGGAGGAGAGTCACTAGTCTGTAAATGTTGTCAGAAAGATTTTATTGTAATTTTACAGAGGagttatgaattgtgtgtacaATAAGGAGTTTGTCAATACATTGGATGAGCACATTCTGAGACAAATATATTCTACCTCTTGGCAACGAGTGTCTGTTTAAGTTAATATGATTAACTTTATGGTCCTCTGGCCATAcatgttatttatttgtcttGGAGATGGAGAAGAACTGTCATTTGGCAGCAATTACACAATTGCTGTTTAGAAATATTTATGTAGGCGACTTTGTTTACTTTGACTTTTTACTCTCCTATCAAAACCCATGGACAGTTTCTCTAAGCCCCTTAGCGGAACTTCATGGACGTCTGGGATCACCATAGCAACCTTGTTATTTGCTTCAAAACAACACTGTGCCTTCATGATGGACCTGACTGC from Alosa alosa isolate M-15738 ecotype Scorff River chromosome 1, AALO_Geno_1.1, whole genome shotgun sequence harbors:
- the LOC125299256 gene encoding uncharacterized protein LOC125299256 isoform X2, with the translated sequence MSMNTNVKHIFCSSSNKSQITHITHNLRPRFSVSSPFPGYWRMGWLPPLLPQVYCRHGCEVMYRLRNLYFVCNNTASASLSGTTFVTCRERSAHVLGEVTLVQKCSKNCSFVSSNVLIGAVDPICYFVSLVHRYIGGHISGSPQVIFEIRGQPRMGGERAGLRLPGARTKVRGRGRRSARERAAVLWPVPRLRKGRALLPRRRQKPPNKRIKPQKRSMFQKGTKRKFADAGGEEEEEEEAALRTGVGIGVGALAGEDPMSLRLLSSYSLQRQTLLNMSLVKLQLCHMLVEPNLCRSVLIANTVRHIQEEMTYDLTWQVGAAADALSHAHAQAECLAASDRLCRSALTEEEPEQQPATPFNAIGYEGCDEDEEEEEEVVVDEDGDVPLTSVASSGPFLPGRLGASAGMGVGAGLGPRWQGEPMCHPEEMEDADDFGKGSGDADDEDEEEEEDVAAYDRTGATGAAHGDRLAKTTEQIFSPLFETNRPTPVPEAALEELFSDVEASYYDLDSMLTGMQGAAAAGAASGGGGGGGVDTGVGVPKGTSFELLESLNSSHTQTHTQTPLNPTAGCRPDLSELDHIMEIIVGS
- the LOC125299256 gene encoding cell division cycle-associated protein 4-like isoform X4, with product MCIKPQKRSMFQKGTKRKFADAGGEEEEEEEAALRTGVGIGVGALAGEDPMSLRLLSSYSLQRQTLLNMSLVKLQLCHMLVEPNLCRSVLIANTVRHIQEEMTYDLTWQVGAAADALSHAHAQAECLAASDRLCRSALTEEEPEQQPATPFNAIGYEGCDEDEEEEEEVVVDEDGDVPLTSVASSGPFLPGRLGASAGMGVGAGLGPRWQGEPMCHPEEMEDADDFGKGSGDADDEDEEEEEDVAAYDRTGATGAAHGDRLAKTTEQIFSPLFETNRPTPVPEAALEELFSDVEASYYDLDSMLTGMQGAAAAGAASGGGGGGGVDTGVGVPKGTSFELLESLNSSHTQTHTQTPLNPTAGCRPDLSELDHIMEIIVGS
- the LOC125299256 gene encoding cell division cycle-associated protein 4-like isoform X3, whose protein sequence is MGGERAGLRLPGARTKVRGRGRRSARERAAVLWPVPRLRKGRALLPRRRQKPPNKRIKPQKRSMFQKGTKRKFADAGGEEEEEEEAALRTGVGIGVGALAGEDPMSLRLLSSYSLQRQTLLNMSLVKLQLCHMLVEPNLCRSVLIANTVRHIQEEMTYDLTWQVGAAADALSHAHAQAECLAASDRLCRSALTEEEPEQQPATPFNAIGYEGCDEDEEEEEEVVVDEDGDVPLTSVASSGPFLPGRLGASAGMGVGAGLGPRWQGEPMCHPEEMEDADDFGKGSGDADDEDEEEEEDVAAYDRTGATGAAHGDRLAKTTEQIFSPLFETNRPTPVPEAALEELFSDVEASYYDLDSMLTGMQGAAAAGAASGGGGGGGVDTGVGVPKGTSFELLESLNSSHTQTHTQTPLNPTAGCRPDLSELDHIMEIIVGS
- the LOC125299256 gene encoding uncharacterized protein LOC125299256 isoform X1, with product MSMNTNVKHIFCSSSNKSQITHITHNLRPRFSVSSPFPGYWRMGWLPPLLPQVYCRHGCEVMYRLRNLYFVCNNTASASLSGTTFVTCRERSAHVLGEVTLVQKCSKNCSFVSSNVLIGAVDPICYFVSLVHRYIGGHISGSPQVIFEIRAGQPRMGGERAGLRLPGARTKVRGRGRRSARERAAVLWPVPRLRKGRALLPRRRQKPPNKRIKPQKRSMFQKGTKRKFADAGGEEEEEEEAALRTGVGIGVGALAGEDPMSLRLLSSYSLQRQTLLNMSLVKLQLCHMLVEPNLCRSVLIANTVRHIQEEMTYDLTWQVGAAADALSHAHAQAECLAASDRLCRSALTEEEPEQQPATPFNAIGYEGCDEDEEEEEEVVVDEDGDVPLTSVASSGPFLPGRLGASAGMGVGAGLGPRWQGEPMCHPEEMEDADDFGKGSGDADDEDEEEEEDVAAYDRTGATGAAHGDRLAKTTEQIFSPLFETNRPTPVPEAALEELFSDVEASYYDLDSMLTGMQGAAAAGAASGGGGGGGVDTGVGVPKGTSFELLESLNSSHTQTHTQTPLNPTAGCRPDLSELDHIMEIIVGS